Proteins co-encoded in one Saccharomyces mikatae IFO 1815 strain IFO1815 genome assembly, chromosome: 14 genomic window:
- the LSM7 gene encoding Sm-like protein LSM7 (similar to Saccharomyces cerevisiae LSM7 (YNL147W); ancestral locus Anc_2.119): MTTHLFSTKKAENKPQQQRKKFEGPKREAILDLAKYKDSRIRVKLMGGKLVIGVLKGYDQLMNLVLDDTVEYMSNPDDENNTELIAKNARKLGLTVIRGTILVSLSSAEGSDVLYMPN; this comes from the coding sequence ttcaactaAGAAAGCAGAGAATAAACCACAGCagcaaaggaaaaaattcgAGGGCCCTAAAAGAGAAGCTATCTTGGATTTAGCCAAGTACAAAGATTCCAGAATACGTGTTAAATTAATGGGTGGTAAGTTAGTTATAGGAGTCCTAAAAGGCTATGACCAATTGATGAATCTAGTTCTTGATGATACAGTAGAATACATGTCTAATCCTGATGATGAGAATAATACTGAACTAATTGCTAAAAACGCAAGAAAACTAGGTCTGACTGTTATAAGAGGTACTATTCTGGTGTCTTTAAGTTCCGCCGAAGGGTCCGATGTACTATATATGCCAAACTAA
- the SMKI14G1780 gene encoding uncharacterized protein (similar to Saccharomyces cerevisiae YNL146W; ancestral locus Anc_2.115), protein MSYNKPTSSTRVEFKKIINLTLLFIIITLLFQNSVGFKRMFQKLLSLFCKKSNPNSASSNHESLPIFSESLIDFDNVNMADKTRLFLFLVFSFIITIPFMV, encoded by the coding sequence ATGAGCTATAATAAACCTACCTCTTCTACTCGTGtagaatttaaaaaaataattaacCTTACTCTACTATTCATAATCATAACATTATTGTTTCAAAACTCAGTAGGCTTCAAGAGGATGTTCCAAAAACTGTTGTCGTtgttttgcaaaaaaagcAACCCAAACTCTGCCAGTAGCAATCACGAATCATTGCCAATTTTTTCGGAAAGCTTAATAGATTTTGATAATGTTAACATGGCCGATAAGACGAGgctatttcttttcctcgttttctctttcatcaTTACTATACCGTTTATGGTATAA
- the MFA2 gene encoding mating pheromone a (similar to Saccharomyces cerevisiae MFA2 (YNL145W); ancestral locus Anc_2.114), producing the protein MQPITTTSAQAAQKNKSSEKKDNYIIKGLFWDPACVIA; encoded by the coding sequence ATGCAACCTATTACTACCACCTCTGCCCAAGCGgctcaaaagaataaatcctctgaaaagaaagacaaTTATATAATTAAGGGTCTTTTCTGGGACCCTGCCTGTGTTATTGCTTGA
- the MPF1 gene encoding Mpf1p (similar to Saccharomyces cerevisiae YHR131C and YNL144C; ancestral locus Anc_2.113) — MTSSIFGMTADHDGMDSGGLKLSQTTSTISMGEEFFCSSNTSASILDSPLPKETFNYIDSITDIDTDIMNQILEPRAGLGAGVGDNNVLHCIDPYPAEPPCYDFANPSKVIRYPIYEHCCPCLTSVQPPSYTPSVEYYTVVSMKMEKLSPFENATSRLWNNFILQINSTQINFFSIDDSLTINIKNYCGGDMFDHSHHSKNASDRHHPARSLLNAFTTNSTYQFDKYDKERICREIAQDKTRFLSNERLFKSYSLQCAKVGLPVDYSSRDFVLRMRCEGQQFLVQFSHVDELIYWAMYLNMGISLSLDLELRELPTYRSVPRRRHPRTRRSKQNNKKKDKNSNKRKSNSGKNDLHSNRLILRRSNTSSVVTKAATANERPNNKSRSRSFSLLSPSASAAGHDVDGTINSGSSTRKSSQSDVCGLFTSKLRHFFKTDFSSRKNSSMNIGQSRRSSELNSVQEEINDDGSAINTNSSVLSPAFSPTAHSPLTSQSSIHENFRSRSSSNPMDPLHCDQSMLKVTGPDTPFESTRKPSILNSIKRINHGERLSDGDEDEDDEEDEDDTNYVDEDEDDYGEDDDINRLMYLNENGLRCGNTNVHEYGKIFSTRNFSVSACINHDFPKRLSLKHGNRKRCSEDSKWIPTTQLVSRKRYIKDSLRCIKPLAEDHPWVGKIIFKPALPPPFKTNNLPIRIHNGENNTDLSQVKNHYLKAYIVGSSGFLKTGPKLFHSCDKTNELTNL; from the coding sequence ATGACCTCCAGTATCTTCGGAATGACAGCAGATCATGATGGTATGGATAGTGGTGGGTTGAAGCTTTCACAAACGACCTCAACCATCTCTATGGGCGAGGAGTTTTTCTGTTCTAGCAATACCAGTGCTTCCATCCTGGATTCTCCGCTTCCGAAAGAGACTTTCAACTATATCGATAGTATAACAGATATTGACACGGATATCATGAATCAAATATTGGAGCCACGAGCTGGGCTAGGTGCTGGAGTAGGCGACAACAACGTGCTTCACTGTATAGATCCGTATCCTGCAGAACCTCCATGCTATGATTTCGCTAATCCATCAAAAGTCATTAGGTACCCCATATATGAGCACTGTTGTCCGTGCCTGACTTCTGTGCAACCTCCAAGTTATACGCCGTCTGTGGAATACTACACCGTGGTGTCTATGAAGATGGAGAAGTTGTCGCCCTTTGAGAATGCTACTTCCAGATTATGGAACAACTTTATTCTTCAGATAAACTCCACCCaaataaattttttctctatcGACGATTCGTTAACCATAAATATTAAGAACTATTGTGGTGGTGATATGTTTGACCATTCTCATCACTCAAAGAATGCCAGTGACCGTCATCATCCAGCCCGGTCCTTATTGAATGCGTTCACCACAAATTCCACTTATCAATTTGACAAGTATGATAAGGAAAGAATATGCAGGGAGATAGCGCAAGATAAAACCAGATTTTTATCAAACGAGCGCCTCTTCAAGAGTTATTCCCTGCAATGCGCGAAAGTTGGTCTACCTGTAGACTATTCTTCCAGAGATTTTGTTTTGAGAATGCGTTGTGAGGGGCAACAGTTTCTAGTGCAGTTTTCTCATGTGGATGAATTGATCTACTGGGCTATGTATTTGAACATGGGcatatcattatcattggATCTGGAACTGAGAGAACTTCCCACCTATAGAAGCGTTCCTAGAAGAAGGCATCCAAGAACGAGAAGATCCAAACAGaacaataagaaaaaggacaaaaatagtaataaaagaaagagcaaTAGTGGCAAAAATGATCTACATTCCAATCGTCTGATTCTAAGAAGATCTAACACCTCATCTGTAGTAACAAAAGCCGCTACCGCCAACGAACGCCCAAACAATAAATCAAGATCAAGGAGTTTCAGTTTGCTATCTCCGTCTGCATCTGCTGCCGGCCATGATGTGGACGGGACTATTAACTCCGGTTCATCTACAAGGAAAAGCTCTCAGAGTGATGTATGTGGCTTATTTACATCAAAACTAAggcattttttcaaaacagaCTTTAGTTCTAGAAAAAACTCGAGTATGAACATTGGGCAAAGCAGGAGATCCAGCGAATTGAATAGCGTTCAAGAGGAAATCAATGACGATGGAAGTGCAATAAACACTAATTCATCGGTTTTATCCCCCGCCTTTTCCCCCACAGCACATTCCCCCTTAACATCACAATCGTCCATTCatgaaaatttcagaaGCAGATCAAGTTCAAACCCCATGGATCCGTTGCATTGTGATCAGTCAATGTTGAAGGTCACTGGTCCTGACACGCCATTTGAAAGTACGAGAAAGCCATCTATTTTAAATTCTATCAAGCGCATAAATCATGGAGAAAGGTTAAGTGACGGcgatgaagacgaagacgacgaagaagacgaagacGATACAAACTACGTggatgaggatgaagatgattatGGTGAGGATGACGACATTAATAGGTTGATGtatttgaatgaaaatgggCTTCGTTGTGGGAATACGAACGTTCACGAATATGggaaaatattcagtaCAAGAAACTTTTCTGTATCTGCTTGTATAAATCATGACTTTCCGAAAAGATTATCATTGAAACATGGAAATAGAAAGCGGTGTAGTGAAGATTCGAAGTGGATACCAACCACACAACTCGTTTCAAGAAAGAGATACATCAAGGACTCATTAAGGTGTATCAAACCTCTAGCAGAAGATCATCCGTGGGTAGGTaaaattattttcaaaccaGCGCTGCCACCCCCTTTTAAAACGAATAATTTACCTATTAGAATACATAATGGTGAAAATAATACAGACTTGAGTCAAGTGAAAAACCATTATTTGAAAGCGTACATAGTGGGGTCGTCTggttttttgaaaactggTCCAAAACTTTTTCACTCTTGTGATAAAACTAACGAACTTACGAATTTATGA
- the MEP2 gene encoding ammonium permease MEP2 (similar to Saccharomyces cerevisiae MEP2 (YNL142W); ancestral locus Anc_2.99) produces the protein MSYNFTGTPTGEGTGGNSLTTDLNTQFDLANMGWIGVCAAGVWIMVPGIGLLYSGLSRKKHALSLLWASMMASAVCIFQWFFWGYSLAFSHNTRGNGFIGTLEFFGFRNVLGAPSSVSSLPDILFAVYQGMFAAVTGALMLGGACERARLFPMMVFLFLWMTIVYCPIACWVWNAEGWLVKLGSLDYAGGLCVHLTSGHGGLVYALILGKRNDPVTRKGMPKYKPHSVTSVVLGTVFLWFGWMFFNGGSAGNATIRAWYSIMSTNLAAACGGLTWMVIDYFRSGRKWTTVGLCSGIIAGLVGITPAAGFVPIWSAVVIGVVTAAGCNLAVDLKSLLRIDDGLDCYSIHGVGACIGCVLTGIFAADYVNATAGSYISPIDGGWINHHYKQVGYQLAGMCAALAWTITVTSILLLTMNAIPFLKLRLSVDEEELGTDAAQIGEFTYEESTAYIPEPIRSRTSAQMPPPHENIDDKIVGNTDAEKNSTPSDVSSTKNTDHIV, from the coding sequence ATGTCCTACAATTTTACAGGTACCCCTACAGGCGAGGGGACAGGTGGTAACTCATTGACGACTGACTTAAACACGCAGTTTGATTTGGCTAACATGGGGTGGATCGGTGTTTGCGCAGCCGGTGTCTGGATTATGGTCCCAGGTATTGGTCTATTATATTCCGGTTtgtcaagaaaaaaacatgcTCTATCACTGCTTTGGGCCTCTATGATGGCATCCGCAGTGTGTATTTTCCAGTGGTTCTTTTGGGGATATTCACTGGCTTTCTCACATAATACTAGAGGTAACGGTTTCATTGGTACTTTAGAATTCTTTGGGTTCCGTAATGTTTTGGGGGCTCCATCCAGTGTCAGCTCACTTCCTGACATTTTGTTTGCTGTCTACCAGGGTATGTTTGCTGCTGTCACCGGTGCTCTAATGCTGGGTGGTGCTTGCGAAAGAGCAAGATTATTTCCCATGATggtatttttatttctatGGATGACTATTGTCTATTGTCCCATTGCATGCTGGGTTTGGAATGCCGAGGGCTGGTTGGTTAAACTAGGTAGTTTGGACTATGCTGGTGGTTTATGTGTCCACTTAACCTCCGGTCATGGTGGGTTAGTTTACGCCCTGATATTGGGTAAGCGTAATGACCCTGTTACACGTAAAGGGATGCCTAAATACAAACCACATTCCGTCACTTCTGTTGTTTTGGGTACAGTTTTCTTATGGTTTGGTTGGATGTTCTTCAACGGTGGTTCTGCAGGAAATGCTACGATACGAGCATGGTACTCTATTATGTCTACAAACTTGGCCGCTGCTTGCGGTGGGTTGACCTGGATGGTTATCGATTACTTCAGATCTGGTAGAAAGTGGACTACAGTTGGTCTATGTTCAGGTATCATTGCCGGTTTAGTGGGTATCACTCCAGCTGCTGGTTTCGTTCCAATTTGGTCCGCTGTTGTTATCGGTGTTGTCACTGCTGCAGGTTGTAATCTTGCCGTTGATTTGAAGAGTCTATTGCGTATCGATGATGGTCTAGACTGTTACTCTATCCATGGTGTAGGTGCCTGTATTGGTTGTGTGTTGACTGGTATCTTTGCTGCTGATTACGTCAATGCCACTGCAGGCTCTTACATCAGTCCAATTGATGGTGGCTGGATAAATCATCATTATAAGCAAGTTGGTTATCAATTAGCTGGTATGTGCGCTGCATTAGCCTGGACTATTACCGTCACATCCATATTGCTACTAACTATGAACGCCATTCCATTCTTGAAGTTGAGATTAAGCGTCGATGAGGAAGAGTTAGGTACTGACGCTGCCCAAATTGGTGAGTTTACCTACGAAGAATCCACTGCTTACATTCCAGAACCAATCAGGTCAAGAACATCTGCTCAGATGCCACCTCCTCATGAGAACATTGATGACAAGATAGTCGGCAACACAGACGCGGAAAAGAATTCTACGCCTTCTGACGTGTCTTCCACCAAGAACACTGACCATATAGTATGA
- the AAH1 gene encoding adenine deaminase (similar to Saccharomyces cerevisiae AAH1 (YNL141W); ancestral locus Anc_2.104) produces MVSKEFLQELPKCEHHLHLEGTLEPDLLFPLAKRNNITLPEGFPKSVEELNEKYKKFRDLQDFLDYYYIGTNVLINEQDFFDLAWAYFEKVHQQGLVHAEVFYDPQSHTSRGISIETVTKGFQKACDKALAEFGITSKLIMCLLRHIEPEECLKTIEEAAPFIKDGTISALGLDSAERPFPPNLFVECYQKAASLNEDLKLTAHAGEEGPAQFVSDALDLLQVTRIDHGINSQHDDELLDRLARDETMLTICPLSNVKLQVVKSVSELPLQKFLDKNVPFSLNSDDPAYFGGYILENYIQVSKDFPHWDHETWGSIAKNAIKGSWCEEKRKEDLLSRVDRVVAKYSH; encoded by the coding sequence ATGGTTTCTAAAGAGTTTTTGCAAGAATTGCCAAAGTGTGAGCACCATTTGCATTTAGAGGGTACTTTAGAACCAGATCTATTGTTTCCATTAGCTAAAAGAAACAACATCACCTTACCAGAAGGTTTCCCTAAATCCGTTGAAGAATTAAacgaaaaatataaaaagttcCGTGATTTACAGGATTTTTTAGATTACTATTACATTGGTACCAACGTCTTGATCAACGAACAGGACTTCTTTGATTTAGCATGGGCTTATTTCGAAAAAGTTCACCAACAAGGATTGGTCCATGCCGAAGTGTTTTACGATCCTCAATCTCATACTTCTAGGGGTATCTCTATAGAGACAGTTACTAAAGGTTTCCAAAAAGCCTGTGACAAAGCTCTGGCTGAATTTGGGATTACATCGAAGCTCATTATGTGTTTGTTGAGGCACATTGAGCCAGAAGAATGTTTGAAAACTATTGAAGAAGCTGCTCCATTCATCAAGGACGGTACTATTTCTGCTTTGGGATTAGACTCAGCTGAAAGACCATTTCCCCCAAATTTATTTGTGGAATGTTACCAAAAAGCTGCCTCGTTGAACGAAGATCTAAAATTAACTGCACATGCAGGCGAGGAAGGCCCTGCTCAATTCGTATCTGATGCTTTAGACTTGTTGCAAGTTACAAGAATTGATCATGGTATCAATAGTCAACACGACGACGAATTACTGGATAGATTGGCTCGTGATGAAACCATGCTAACAATTTGTCCTCTCTCCAACGTGAAACTGCAAGTAGTTAAATCTGTTTCAGAGCTACCACTGCAAAAGTTCCTTGACAAGAACgttccattttctttaaattctGATGACCCGGCTTATTTTGGTGGCTATATCTTGGAGAATTATATCcaagtttcaaaagattttcCACATTGGGACCATGAAACGTGGGGTAGTATTGCCAAGAACGCCATAAAAGGTTCCTGGtgtgaagagaaaagaaaagaagatttgcTAAGTAGGGTGGATCGCGTGGTCGCTAAATATTCTCATTAA